From the Chitinophagales bacterium genome, the window AGCACCCGATAATTATTATAGATTTATGATGGCAGATGGCAGCAATAAGATAAAAAACAACAGCAGAGGCAGTGTGGATACCAATCCTGCTTTGTTTTCTTTTTGCGATTGCTTACCCTGTTTTCTGTTTTTTTGATTTCTAAATTAACCAATGAGCGATTTAAAGGAACAAATTGATATTACTAATCTGCCAAAGCACATAGCCATTATTATGGATGGCAATGGGCGCTGGGCAAAGCAGCAGGGAAAGCATCGTGTGTTTGGGCACAGCAATGGCGTAAAGGCCGTTCGCGAAACGTCTGAAACTTGTGCAGAATTAGGCGTAAAACATTTAACGCTCTATGCTTTTAGTACCGAAAATTGGAATCGCCCGCAAGAAGAAGTAGGCGCTCTTATGGAATTGCTGTTAAAAACTGTGAGGTTAGAGATAAAAACGCTGATGAAAAATGATATTCGCCTCCGCGCAATTGGTAACTTAGAAGCTTTGCCTAAGGCTACGCTTCGCGAGTTGAACGATGCTATTGAAAAAACAGCGGGCAATAAACGAATGGATTTAATTTTAGCTTTAAGTTACAGCGGAAAAAGTGAACTCACTAAGGCCATGCAACACATTTCGAGTGATGTAGTTGCCGGGAAACTTCAAGTAAGCGATATTACCGAAAGCTTGGTGAACCAATATTTATATACAAGTAATATTCCGGATCCGGAATTACTAATTCGCACCAGTGGCGAAAAAAGAATAAGCAACTTCCTGCTTTGGCAGTTGGCTTATTCTGAATTGTATTTTACCGATTTATTTTGGCCGGATTTCAATAAACAAGAATTATACAAAGCCATTTTAGATTACCAGCAACGCCAACGTAGATTTGGCAAAACCGGAGAACAAATTCAATCACAAACTGCTTAAATAAGATATTGAGCGTTACGAATAGTATGTTGAAATTTTTTAAGCAATTTATATTGAATAACAGTAGGCAATTATTGCTAATACTGTGGTGTTGCATACTGCTTTTTCCGGCAGTTACATTTGCACAATCGCAGCATGTAGATTTTAGTAAATCTGCCGAATTAGAAATTCAAGAAATAAAAGTTGAAGGCACTAAATACTTAGACGAAAGAATATTGGTTACACTTTCGGCATTGCGTGTAGGCGATAAAATTAAAGTGCCGGGCGAAAGTATTTCAAAAGCCATTAAAAACCTTTGGAAGCAGCGCTTATTTACATTTGTTTCCATAAAGATAACCAAACAAGAAAAAGACAAAGTTTGGTTGCTCATAAAAGTAGAAGAAAGGCCGCGTATTTCGCGCTACACCATTAAAGGCGTAAAGTCGGGTGATTTAGAAGAAGTGCGCAAAAAAATAGATCTGCGAGCCGGTAGTATTTTAACCGAAAGCGTAAAAGCGCAAGCTGCCAATGCACTAAAAACATACTTTATAGATAAAGGCTACTTGAACACAACTGTAGAAGTTACCGAAAAGCGCGATTCGCTTATTCCCAATAGCGTAAAGGTAGAACTTTGGGTAGATAAAGGACAGCGTGTAAAAATCAACTACATCACCTTCGATGGCGTGCAAAGCGTTACCGCCAACCGCTTGCGCAGAGCCATGAAAGAAACTAAAGAAAAGGTAAAGTTTGATTTAGATGAAATACTAAACTTTAGGAAAAATATTAAAGACAGTATTTGGCGCAAACATCCATATAAATTGCTGGAATTATCGCCTATGCGTATTTACGAATATGTAGATAGATACACCAACTTGAACTTCTTTAAAAGTTCAAAATTTAAGCGTAAAGAGTACGAAGACGATAAACGGAAAATTATTGAATATTACAACTCACAAGGTTTTCGCGATGCCGCCATCGTAACAGATTCGGTGTACTTAACCGATTCGCGCAATTTAAATATTGATATTAGTGTAGATGAAGGAAAACGCTACTATTTCAGAAATATATATTTGAATGGAAACACTAAGTATTCCGACTCATTAATTTACCGAATCGTAAATATTAAAAAGGGCGAAATCTACAATCAAAAACTGTTAGATGAAAAATTATTCATGAGCCAAAACGGTGGCGATTTAAGTTCACTTTACATGGATGACGGCTATTTGTTTTTTAGCGTAACACCAATGGAAGTAAAAATTGATGACGATTCTATTGATGTGGAATTGCGTATAAACGAGGGGCCACAGGCAACCATAAAAGATGTACGCATTCTAGGAAATACCAAAACCAACGAAAGAGTAATTAGGCGCGAACTATACACATTGCCGGGTAATAAATTTAGCAGGAGCGACCTCTTGCGCTCACAAAGGCAAATTGTGAATTTGGGATATTTCGATCCGCAACAGTTAGATATGGTGCCCATTCCCAATCCTGAAAAAGGAACGGTGGATATAGAATATCGAGTTACCGAAAAGCCATCGGATCAATTAGAACTCTCGGCAGGGTGGGGCGGAAGACAGAGCCAAGGCGGAGGCTTGGTTGGTACACTAGGCTTAACGTTCACCAATTTCTCATTAAGGAATATGTTTAAGAAAAAGGCATGGAATCCTTTGCCATCGGGCGATGGGCAGCGTTTAAGTGTGCGCGTGCAAAGCACCGGAGCACGTAGCCAGTTCTATACCGTATCGTTTACCGAGCCTTGGTTGGGCGGTAAAAAGCCACAATCGCTTACGCTTAGTTTTAATAGAACAAGGCTTAATAATTTAGATCTGAACTATAAGATCGATGGTAAGTATATTGCCACTGCTGCCACCATTGCATTTGGCACACGATTAAAGAAACCAGATGATTTCTTTACAGCAGAAGTTGCCATGACTTTTCAACGCTATGAATTAACCAACTACCCTAACTCTTTCTTTATTTTCCAAGAAGGAAAGGCAAACAACTTGAGTTTCTCTTTCAACCTTTCAAGAAATTCAATAGATGCGCCTCTTTACCCAACACGCGGTGCATTGTTTGATTTTACGGTGAGTGCCACACTGCCATATTCACTCATGTTTCCGGGTAGAAAAAACATAGACTACAGCAATCCCGATTTGCCCAACTCTTCGCGCTACAATTGGATAGAATACCACAAGTGGAAATTTAAAGTAGATTGGTATTTGCCTATTTGGAAAAATTTGGTGCTAAAAACAAGTGCCAAATTGGGATTCTTGGGGTTGTATAATAGCAATATTGGCTATTCTCCATTTGAACGTTTTGAGTTAGGGGGCGATGGCATTTCTAACGCTCAAATTTTAGGTAGAGATATTATTAGCTTACGCGGTTATCCGGTAATATCGCCAAGTGGCGGTGCTCCGGTGTACAATAAATTCTCTATGGAGTTAAGGTACCCGATTTCACTAAATCCTTCGGCAACCATTTATGCCTTAGCCTTTTTCGATGGTGGGAACTATTGGATGAATATAAAAGATTACCGTCCTTACGATTTAAGAAAGAGTGCCGGATTGGGTGTGCGCGTATTCTTACCAATGTTTGGCTTACTCGGTTTCGATTACGGTATCGGTTGGGATAAAACACCGAAGGGTGGAAACAATATCTTCAGCAAGTACGGTGAGTTTAGAATTGTACTTGGATTTGAACCGGAATAGTTTTGGCTTTTCAAAAAAAGCTGTTTACCTTCCGAATCTTCATTCACTAAAAGAAAATTTATGACCTATCCAATTAACTGGCTGGTGGTGTTTGGTTCGGCAATAGTGCCTATTGTTGTTGGCTTTATATGGTATCATCCAAAAGTATTTGGCAATATATGGATGAAAGAAAGCGGTACAATGCCCGATGCACCTAATAAATCCAACATGGGAATTGTGTTTGGTGCAACAGTTTTTTTGTCGCTTATGCTGGCCGCAGCATTGGTGTTTGCAGTGGTACATCAATTGCATATTTTTTCAACCGTAATGGGCAATCCCGAACTGCAAGATCCCAATTCGGAGTTAAATACTTTACTCAAAACACTTATTGAAAAATATGGGCAAAATTTCCGCACCTTTAAGCATGGAGCCTTGCACGGGTCAATGGCGGGCTTTACCATGGCGCTGCCCATTGTTGCCATCAATGCTTTGTTTGAAAGAAAGAGCGCCAAATATATTTTCATAACTGCCGGGTATTGGATTGTAACATTTACATTGATGGGCGGTATTATTTGTGGTTTTGCATAAGATGGCTTTCAGCAATTTAAAATGGCGTGTAGCGCAGTTTTTTGAATTATGGTGGTGGCGTTTTTATTTTAAAAACAAGCAAAAACACACTTACCTCGAATGGAAAAAAAAGTATTGGGAAAGCGTATTTAAAAAAGTAGAATCGGTATTGCACATTCAGCCTCAGCAACAAATTTTGGAGTTGGGATGCGGTCCAGCAGGATGTTTCATTTTTCTGAATAAAAATAAAATAACAGCAGTAGATCCATTGCTGTTGGCTTACGAGCAGAAGTTGCCATTTTTCAACCCGAAAGAATATGGACATGTAACTTTTGTACCTGCATCTATTGAAGCGGCATCTATTCACCATAGTTTTGATGTGGTACTTTGCTTCAATGCTATAAACCATGTGCGCGATATTCAACTTTGTTTAAA encodes:
- a CDS encoding BamA/TamA family outer membrane protein; the encoded protein is MLKFFKQFILNNSRQLLLILWCCILLFPAVTFAQSQHVDFSKSAELEIQEIKVEGTKYLDERILVTLSALRVGDKIKVPGESISKAIKNLWKQRLFTFVSIKITKQEKDKVWLLIKVEERPRISRYTIKGVKSGDLEEVRKKIDLRAGSILTESVKAQAANALKTYFIDKGYLNTTVEVTEKRDSLIPNSVKVELWVDKGQRVKINYITFDGVQSVTANRLRRAMKETKEKVKFDLDEILNFRKNIKDSIWRKHPYKLLELSPMRIYEYVDRYTNLNFFKSSKFKRKEYEDDKRKIIEYYNSQGFRDAAIVTDSVYLTDSRNLNIDISVDEGKRYYFRNIYLNGNTKYSDSLIYRIVNIKKGEIYNQKLLDEKLFMSQNGGDLSSLYMDDGYLFFSVTPMEVKIDDDSIDVELRINEGPQATIKDVRILGNTKTNERVIRRELYTLPGNKFSRSDLLRSQRQIVNLGYFDPQQLDMVPIPNPEKGTVDIEYRVTEKPSDQLELSAGWGGRQSQGGGLVGTLGLTFTNFSLRNMFKKKAWNPLPSGDGQRLSVRVQSTGARSQFYTVSFTEPWLGGKKPQSLTLSFNRTRLNNLDLNYKIDGKYIATAATIAFGTRLKKPDDFFTAEVAMTFQRYELTNYPNSFFIFQEGKANNLSFSFNLSRNSIDAPLYPTRGALFDFTVSATLPYSLMFPGRKNIDYSNPDLPNSSRYNWIEYHKWKFKVDWYLPIWKNLVLKTSAKLGFLGLYNSNIGYSPFERFELGGDGISNAQILGRDIISLRGYPVISPSGGAPVYNKFSMELRYPISLNPSATIYALAFFDGGNYWMNIKDYRPYDLRKSAGLGVRVFLPMFGLLGFDYGIGWDKTPKGGNNIFSKYGEFRIVLGFEPE
- a CDS encoding class I SAM-dependent methyltransferase, which produces MAFSNLKWRVAQFFELWWWRFYFKNKQKHTYLEWKKKYWESVFKKVESVLHIQPQQQILELGCGPAGCFIFLNKNKITAVDPLLLAYEQKLPFFNPKEYGHVTFVPASIEAASIHHSFDVVLCFNAINHVRDIQLCLKRLYSWVKPGGRVLLSVDAHRHSMLKRVFATIPGDILHPHQYTLQEYETLCSMVGLHKETVVLLKQESIFSHYLLVLSK
- a CDS encoding DUF1761 domain-containing protein; this encodes MTYPINWLVVFGSAIVPIVVGFIWYHPKVFGNIWMKESGTMPDAPNKSNMGIVFGATVFLSLMLAAALVFAVVHQLHIFSTVMGNPELQDPNSELNTLLKTLIEKYGQNFRTFKHGALHGSMAGFTMALPIVAINALFERKSAKYIFITAGYWIVTFTLMGGIICGFA
- a CDS encoding isoprenyl transferase, with amino-acid sequence MSDLKEQIDITNLPKHIAIIMDGNGRWAKQQGKHRVFGHSNGVKAVRETSETCAELGVKHLTLYAFSTENWNRPQEEVGALMELLLKTVRLEIKTLMKNDIRLRAIGNLEALPKATLRELNDAIEKTAGNKRMDLILALSYSGKSELTKAMQHISSDVVAGKLQVSDITESLVNQYLYTSNIPDPELLIRTSGEKRISNFLLWQLAYSELYFTDLFWPDFNKQELYKAILDYQQRQRRFGKTGEQIQSQTA